From the Acidovorax carolinensis genome, one window contains:
- a CDS encoding ChaN family lipoprotein — translation MSPASTRFLWRLGAAFTALALAGCAGRPAVIPPAQWQAPLAAEPPTDVLLLGEQHDAPDHQRLQRDTVQWLAERGRLAALVLEMAERGHSTAALPRDATEAQVQAALHWQDAAWPWAAYGPVTMAAVRAGVPVLGGNLPRSAMAAAMQETRWDDHLPATARQQLHDALQDGHCGLLPEARLPAMARIQIARDASLARTAQEAVRPGQTVLLVAGGEHVLRDRGIPTHWPTSLTSKVVSVLTDKAQAAIKTGVDMVITTAPLPPYDACAALRPPK, via the coding sequence ATGTCGCCTGCATCTACCCGGTTCCTGTGGCGCCTGGGAGCCGCCTTCACCGCCCTGGCCCTGGCGGGCTGCGCCGGCCGCCCTGCCGTGATTCCGCCTGCCCAGTGGCAGGCGCCGCTGGCGGCCGAGCCCCCCACCGACGTCCTGCTACTGGGCGAGCAGCACGATGCCCCCGACCACCAGCGGCTGCAGCGCGACACGGTGCAGTGGCTGGCCGAGCGCGGGCGGCTGGCCGCCCTGGTGCTGGAGATGGCCGAGCGCGGCCACAGCACCGCAGCGCTGCCACGCGATGCCACCGAAGCCCAGGTGCAGGCGGCACTGCATTGGCAGGACGCGGCCTGGCCCTGGGCCGCCTATGGCCCGGTGACCATGGCCGCCGTGCGTGCCGGTGTGCCGGTGCTGGGTGGTAACCTGCCGCGCAGCGCGATGGCGGCTGCCATGCAGGAAACCCGCTGGGACGACCACCTTCCCGCCACCGCCCGCCAGCAATTGCACGACGCCCTCCAGGACGGCCATTGCGGCCTGCTGCCCGAGGCGCGGCTGCCTGCCATGGCACGCATCCAGATCGCGCGCGATGCCAGCCTGGCCCGGACGGCGCAGGAAGCCGTGCGCCCGGGCCAGACCGTGCTGCTGGTGGCGGGCGGCGAACATGTGCTGCGCGACCGGGGCATTCCCACCCACTGGCCGACCAGTTTGACGTCAAAAGTGGTATCAGTGCTTACAGATAAAGCGCAAGCAGCTATAAAAACAGGAGTGGACATGGTTATCACCACCGCGCCTTTGCCGCCCTATGACGCGTGCGCCGCGTTGCGCCCGCCCAAGTAG
- a CDS encoding EAL and GGDEF domain-containing protein, whose product MRITGCIPKLAPWWGVVLYLVFGVAWVFVGDALLAQWSGTPEQIAHFQTWKGWLYVFVTSAMAGWLLGRMRKVERQRSAVARELAQIVHHAPVGMARVAIDGRILWANGCLCRMLGEDLQALQVLNFRDVVRAADPDHATQQIERLLAGEIDHYLGARQCHRPSDGRIVHVLNTVTFVPAEGDEPAHLDCVLQDMGEIQAARTALERSETRLRLAVEGSGGGMWDRDLLRARTVFSPSVARMLHYKGDDFARDFRLRERLHPDDSERVRLAVRYALASGEPFVEKARLRCFDGDYRWFMARGVRHLNEAGQPERFSGILTDLTRERQIDERQRLASTVMDHMSEGVIVTDTHNRILSMNASVTRLLGYSEDELLGKTPRVFKSERHDRAFYEAMWESMKRTGRWQGEIWNRRKNGEVFPEHMSMSVVRDAAGTATHYVCMFTDISDEKAQHQRLEFLAHNDALTGLSNRLWFCGQLEDAVVQARASGERMAVLHLNLDRFKDVNDSYGHAIGDQVLKDIARRVQAAMRPGDLLGRMAGDELAVVVRHLRHADGAAAVARQLIAAVAEPWRSPDGFEVVAGASVGICMFPDHAATAQTLLQGAHAAVYGAKALGRGAWCFYTEEMTQSARDRLTLESRLRLALAHGHMVLHYQPQIDIATGRIVGAEVLVRWNDPEEGLIAPGRFIPVAEVSGIIGPLGEWIIGEACRQGQRWREEGLPALTVAVNVSPRQFQLTDLVGCTASALQETGFPAAMLELEITESALAEREDEARQTMRRLRDLGLRLAVDDFGTGYSSLAQLKRFPIDVLKIDQGFIRDIPHSADDMAISAAIIAMGHSMGLKVLAEGVETAEQLAFLRERGCDSFQGYHCSRPVPAAAFAALVRAQQAG is encoded by the coding sequence ATGCGAATCACGGGTTGCATCCCGAAACTGGCGCCCTGGTGGGGCGTGGTCCTGTACCTCGTCTTTGGCGTGGCCTGGGTGTTCGTGGGCGACGCATTGTTGGCGCAATGGTCCGGCACGCCCGAGCAGATCGCGCATTTCCAGACCTGGAAGGGCTGGCTGTATGTGTTTGTCACCAGCGCCATGGCTGGCTGGCTGCTGGGGCGCATGCGCAAGGTGGAGCGGCAGCGCTCGGCGGTGGCGCGCGAGCTGGCGCAGATCGTGCACCACGCGCCGGTGGGCATGGCGCGGGTGGCGATCGACGGACGCATTCTGTGGGCCAATGGCTGCCTGTGCAGGATGCTGGGCGAGGACCTGCAGGCCCTGCAGGTCCTGAATTTTCGCGACGTCGTCCGGGCCGCAGACCCCGACCACGCCACGCAGCAGATCGAGCGCCTGCTGGCCGGCGAGATCGACCATTACCTGGGCGCGAGGCAGTGCCACCGGCCGTCCGACGGGCGCATCGTGCATGTGCTCAACACCGTGACCTTTGTGCCCGCAGAAGGCGATGAGCCGGCGCATCTGGACTGCGTGCTGCAGGACATGGGCGAGATCCAGGCCGCGCGCACAGCGCTCGAGCGCAGCGAGACGCGCCTGCGCCTGGCGGTGGAGGGCAGCGGGGGCGGCATGTGGGACCGCGACCTGCTGCGCGCCCGCACCGTCTTTTCGCCCAGCGTGGCGCGCATGCTGCATTACAAGGGCGACGATTTTGCGCGGGATTTCCGCCTGCGCGAGCGTCTGCATCCCGACGACAGCGAGCGGGTGCGGCTCGCTGTGCGCTACGCCCTGGCCTCGGGCGAGCCCTTTGTCGAGAAGGCCCGGCTGCGCTGCTTTGACGGCGACTACCGCTGGTTCATGGCGCGCGGGGTGCGCCACCTGAACGAGGCGGGGCAGCCCGAGCGCTTCTCGGGCATCCTGACCGACCTGACCCGCGAGCGCCAGATTGATGAGCGCCAGCGCCTGGCATCCACCGTGATGGACCACATGAGCGAAGGCGTGATCGTGACGGACACGCACAACCGCATCCTCTCGATGAACGCCTCGGTCACGCGGTTGCTGGGCTACTCTGAAGACGAACTGCTGGGCAAGACACCACGCGTCTTCAAGTCGGAGCGGCACGACCGCGCGTTTTACGAGGCGATGTGGGAGTCGATGAAGCGTACTGGCCGCTGGCAGGGCGAAATCTGGAACCGGCGCAAGAACGGCGAGGTGTTTCCGGAGCACATGTCCATGAGCGTGGTGCGCGATGCCGCTGGCACCGCAACGCACTATGTGTGCATGTTCACCGACATCTCGGACGAGAAGGCGCAACACCAGCGCCTGGAGTTTCTGGCGCACAACGACGCGCTCACCGGCCTGTCCAACCGCCTGTGGTTTTGCGGGCAGCTGGAAGACGCGGTGGTGCAGGCGCGCGCCAGCGGCGAGCGCATGGCCGTGCTGCACCTCAACCTCGACCGCTTCAAGGACGTGAACGACAGCTATGGCCATGCCATTGGCGACCAGGTGCTCAAGGACATCGCACGCCGGGTGCAAGCGGCCATGCGGCCGGGCGATCTGCTGGGCCGCATGGCCGGGGATGAGCTGGCCGTGGTGGTGCGCCATCTGCGCCACGCCGATGGTGCGGCAGCGGTGGCACGCCAGTTGATCGCCGCGGTAGCGGAGCCCTGGCGCTCGCCCGATGGGTTCGAGGTGGTGGCCGGTGCGAGCGTGGGCATCTGCATGTTTCCGGACCATGCGGCCACGGCCCAGACGCTGCTGCAGGGCGCCCATGCCGCCGTGTACGGGGCCAAGGCGCTGGGGCGCGGGGCCTGGTGCTTCTACACCGAGGAAATGACCCAGTCCGCGCGTGACCGGCTGACGCTGGAGTCGCGCTTGCGCCTGGCGCTGGCGCACGGGCACATGGTGCTGCATTACCAGCCGCAGATCGACATCGCCACCGGGCGCATCGTGGGCGCCGAGGTGCTGGTGCGCTGGAACGACCCCGAGGAGGGCCTGATTGCGCCAGGCCGCTTTATTCCTGTGGCCGAGGTGTCGGGCATCATCGGCCCCCTGGGAGAATGGATCATTGGCGAGGCGTGCCGCCAGGGCCAGCGCTGGCGCGAAGAAGGGCTGCCCGCGCTGACGGTGGCGGTGAACGTGTCGCCGCGCCAGTTTCAGCTCACCGATCTGGTGGGCTGCACCGCGTCGGCGCTGCAAGAAACCGGATTTCCCGCCGCGATGCTGGAGCTGGAGATCACCGAGAGCGCGCTGGCCGAGCGCGAAGACGAGGCGCGGCAAACCATGCGGCGCCTGCGCGACCTGGGGCTGCGGCTGGCGGTGGACGATTTCGGCACCGGCTATTCATCGCTGGCGCAGCTCAAACGGTTTCCCATCGACGTGCTCAAGATCGACCAGGGGTTTATCCGCGACATTCCCCACAGCGCCGACGACATGGCCATCAGCGCCGCGATCATTGCCATGGGCCACAGCATGGGCCTCAAGGTGCTGGCGGAGGGGGTCGAAACGGCCGAGCAACTGGCGTTTCTGCGCGAGCGGGGCTGCGACAGTTTTCAGGGCTACCACTGCAGCCGCCCCGTTCCGGCCGCGGCGTTTGCCGCCCTGGTGCGCGCCCAGCAAGCCGGGTAG
- a CDS encoding response regulator — MPMPALRPVTLLVVDDHNLFRRGLVALLGQDPRLKVVGEAGDAAQALRLAPALRPDVILLDNHLPGVTGVDAIRGLREVSPASRVLMLTVSEDEQDLATALRNGAQGYLLKTIDGDLLAQAIHRAAAGEPVVSPELMGKLVAAFQSQGAPQADGALDAAVPGQVQAAAEPSTPLSPREEDVLREIARGASNKEIARVLDIAETTVKIHVQHILRKLGLSSRVQAAVYASDRQR, encoded by the coding sequence ATGCCTATGCCTGCGCTTCGACCTGTCACCTTGCTCGTGGTGGACGACCACAATCTGTTTCGCCGGGGCCTGGTGGCCTTGCTGGGGCAGGACCCGAGACTGAAGGTGGTGGGCGAGGCGGGTGACGCCGCGCAGGCGTTGCGCCTGGCCCCCGCACTGCGACCCGACGTGATCCTGCTGGACAACCATTTGCCCGGGGTGACCGGGGTGGATGCGATCCGGGGTCTGCGTGAAGTGTCGCCGGCCTCGCGCGTGCTCATGCTCACCGTGAGCGAAGACGAACAGGATCTGGCCACTGCGCTGCGCAACGGCGCGCAGGGCTATCTGCTCAAGACCATTGACGGGGATTTGCTGGCGCAGGCGATTCACCGCGCTGCCGCAGGCGAGCCCGTTGTCAGCCCCGAGCTGATGGGCAAGCTGGTGGCAGCCTTCCAGTCGCAGGGGGCTCCGCAGGCCGACGGTGCCCTTGACGCGGCGGTGCCCGGCCAGGTGCAGGCAGCTGCAGAGCCGAGCACACCCCTGTCGCCACGCGAGGAAGACGTGCTGCGCGAGATCGCACGGGGCGCCAGCAACAAGGAAATCGCGCGGGTGCTGGATATTGCCGAGACCACCGTGAAGATCCATGTACAGCACATCCTGCGCAAGCTGGGGTTGAGTTCGCGCGTGCAGGCCGCTGTTTACGCCTCCGACCGCCAGCGGTAG
- a CDS encoding LysR substrate-binding domain-containing protein, which produces MATAAPSSFLSSAARRIPPIQCLLTFEALARLRSVTQTADELCVTPSAVSHRVKQLEQILGVQLFGRADFSLTTEGSAYLAHVREGLGALQRFPGAASAPGRRRLKLAVTPTFARAILIPRLRQFTEAYPEIDLALQVSIPLLDVVAEDADLMVRFGAGHYADVEHAEIARDVVTPLASPAFVREHGPFERPEDLEGVPLLRSPLEPWRTWFAATGLDWAEPSEGSQFNDIGLMCDGAAAGMGVALVRLKLGAPWLENGTLVRLFATDTASPHAHYLCWRTGTMDRWECAAFAEWLRKTMA; this is translated from the coding sequence ATGGCCACGGCAGCCCCCTCATCCTTCCTCAGCAGCGCCGCAAGGCGCATTCCGCCCATCCAGTGCCTGCTGACGTTTGAAGCGCTGGCACGCCTGCGCAGCGTGACGCAGACGGCCGACGAGCTGTGTGTCACGCCCAGCGCCGTGAGTCACCGCGTCAAGCAACTCGAACAGATCCTGGGCGTGCAGCTGTTTGGCCGGGCCGATTTTTCGCTGACCACCGAGGGCAGCGCCTACCTGGCGCATGTGCGCGAAGGACTCGGGGCGCTTCAACGGTTTCCGGGGGCGGCATCAGCACCGGGGCGCCGCAGGCTCAAGCTGGCTGTCACGCCCACGTTTGCGCGCGCCATCCTGATCCCGCGCCTGCGCCAGTTCACCGAGGCCTACCCCGAGATCGATCTGGCGCTGCAGGTGTCCATTCCGCTGCTGGATGTGGTGGCCGAGGACGCCGACCTGATGGTGCGCTTTGGCGCCGGCCACTATGCCGATGTCGAACACGCGGAGATCGCGCGCGACGTGGTTACACCCCTGGCCTCGCCCGCCTTCGTGCGCGAGCACGGGCCATTCGAGCGCCCCGAAGACCTTGAAGGCGTGCCCCTGCTGCGCAGCCCGCTGGAGCCCTGGCGCACCTGGTTTGCCGCCACGGGCCTCGATTGGGCCGAGCCCAGCGAGGGCTCGCAGTTCAACGACATCGGCCTCATGTGCGACGGCGCCGCCGCCGGCATGGGCGTGGCCCTGGTGCGCCTCAAGCTGGGTGCGCCGTGGCTGGAAAACGGCACGCTGGTGCGCCTGTTTGCCACCGACACCGCCAGCCCCCACGCGCACTACCTGTGCTGGCGCACGGGCACCATGGACCGCTGGGAGTGCGCGGCGTTTGCGGAGTGGCTGCGCAAGACCATGGCGTAG
- a CDS encoding FAD-linked oxidase C-terminal domain-containing protein, with amino-acid sequence MLAVTTEVTVKLIPKPLLARCIMASFDDVRKAGDAVAAVIAAGIIPAGLEMMDKPMTAAVEDFVHAGYDLTAEAILLCESDGTPEEVEEEIGRMSDVLRAAGATAISVSNDEAERLRFWSGRKNAFPASGRISPDYMCMDSTIPRKRLADILLAIQEMEKKYQLRCANVFHAGDGNLHPLILFDANDADQLHRCELFGADILETSVAMGGTVTGEHGVGVEKLNSMCVQFSAEENAQMLGLKHAFDPAGLLNPGKVIPTLNRCAEYGKMLVRGGRSGIRSCRGFEGGAGFC; translated from the coding sequence ATGCTGGCCGTGACCACCGAAGTGACGGTCAAGCTCATCCCCAAGCCCCTGCTGGCGCGCTGCATCATGGCCAGCTTTGACGACGTGCGCAAAGCGGGCGATGCGGTGGCCGCCGTGATCGCGGCGGGCATCATCCCCGCCGGCCTGGAGATGATGGACAAGCCCATGACCGCCGCCGTAGAGGACTTTGTGCACGCCGGCTACGACCTCACGGCCGAAGCCATCCTGCTGTGCGAAAGCGACGGCACACCTGAAGAGGTAGAGGAAGAAATCGGCCGCATGAGCGACGTTCTGCGCGCAGCCGGCGCCACGGCCATATCCGTCAGCAACGATGAAGCCGAACGCCTTCGATTCTGGAGCGGCCGCAAGAACGCCTTCCCCGCCAGCGGCCGCATCAGCCCCGACTACATGTGCATGGACTCGACCATCCCGCGCAAACGCCTGGCCGACATCCTGCTGGCGATCCAGGAGATGGAAAAAAAATACCAGCTGCGCTGCGCCAACGTGTTCCACGCGGGCGACGGCAATCTGCACCCGCTGATCCTGTTCGACGCCAACGATGCCGACCAGCTGCACCGCTGCGAGCTGTTTGGCGCCGACATCCTGGAGACCAGCGTGGCCATGGGGGGCACGGTGACGGGCGAACATGGCGTGGGGGTGGAGAAGCTCAACAGCATGTGCGTGCAGTTCTCTGCGGAGGAAAACGCGCAGATGCTGGGCCTCAAGCATGCGTTCGACCCGGCGGGGTTGTTGAACCCGGGCAAGGTGATTCCGACGCTGAACCGGTGTGCGGAGTACGGGAAGATGCTGGTGCGGGGGGGCAGATCAGGCATCCGGAGTTGCCGAGGTTTTGAGGGTGGGGCTGGGTTTTGTTGA
- a CDS encoding MFS transporter produces MANAPLSVGDSPQRSRQAWSVLLVSTLAFTVCFMVWMMFGVIGIPIKKMLNLSSTQFGLLTAMPVLTGSLVRVPLGIWTDRFGGRIVMTVLMALTVPAIWLMSYATEYWHFLTIGLFVGLAGGSFSVGTPYVARWFPKNRQGMAMGVYGAGNSGAAVNKFVAPVLLVAFGWAMVPQVYAAIMLGTLVLFWLFSYSDPAHLVPSNVKFTDQLRALKDPKVIKYCQYYSIVFGGYVALSLWMVQYYVGEYGLDIRVAALLAACFSLPGGVLRAIGGVLSDKYGAHSVTWWVMWVSWICLFLLSYPQTDFTILTVDGPTTFHIGLNVYAFTALMGVLGVAFAFGKASVFKYISDDYPKNIGAISGIVGLAGGLGGFVLPIMFGALMDFTGIRSSAFMLMYGVVWVSLIWMYFTEVRRTDVMDPTGASPAGAAR; encoded by the coding sequence ATGGCAAACGCACCGCTTTCGGTAGGCGACAGTCCGCAACGCAGCCGGCAGGCTTGGTCGGTGCTCTTGGTGAGCACGCTCGCCTTCACCGTCTGTTTCATGGTGTGGATGATGTTCGGGGTGATCGGCATTCCGATCAAGAAAATGCTGAACCTGAGCTCCACGCAATTCGGCTTGCTCACGGCCATGCCGGTGCTCACCGGCTCGCTGGTGCGTGTGCCGCTGGGCATCTGGACCGACCGATTCGGCGGGCGGATCGTCATGACGGTGCTAATGGCGCTGACCGTGCCCGCAATCTGGCTCATGAGCTATGCCACCGAGTACTGGCACTTCCTCACGATCGGCCTGTTTGTCGGGCTGGCGGGTGGCTCGTTCTCGGTGGGCACGCCCTATGTGGCGCGCTGGTTTCCCAAGAACCGCCAGGGCATGGCGATGGGCGTTTATGGTGCGGGCAATTCGGGGGCGGCGGTGAACAAGTTTGTCGCGCCGGTGCTGCTGGTGGCCTTTGGCTGGGCCATGGTGCCGCAGGTGTATGCCGCCATCATGCTCGGCACCCTGGTGCTGTTCTGGCTCTTCAGCTACAGCGACCCGGCCCATCTGGTGCCCAGCAATGTCAAGTTCACCGACCAGCTCAGGGCGCTCAAGGACCCCAAGGTCATCAAGTATTGCCAGTACTACAGCATCGTATTCGGTGGCTATGTGGCGCTGTCGCTGTGGATGGTGCAGTACTACGTGGGCGAGTACGGCCTGGACATCCGCGTGGCGGCGCTGCTGGCGGCCTGCTTCTCCCTGCCGGGCGGCGTGCTGCGCGCCATTGGCGGTGTGCTCAGTGACAAGTATGGCGCCCACAGCGTGACCTGGTGGGTGATGTGGGTGAGCTGGATCTGCCTGTTCCTGCTGAGCTACCCGCAGACCGATTTCACCATCCTCACGGTCGATGGGCCCACCACGTTCCACATCGGTTTGAACGTCTATGCCTTCACCGCGCTGATGGGGGTGCTGGGCGTGGCGTTCGCCTTCGGCAAGGCCAGTGTCTTCAAGTACATCAGTGATGACTATCCGAAGAACATTGGCGCCATCAGCGGCATTGTCGGCCTGGCTGGCGGTTTGGGGGGCTTTGTGCTGCCCATCATGTTTGGCGCCCTGATGGACTTCACCGGCATTCGTTCCAGCGCCTTCATGCTGATGTATGGCGTGGTCTGGGTATCGCTGATCTGGATGTATTTCACCGAAGTCCGTCGCACCGATGTGATGGACCCGACCGGGGCTTCGCCGGCCGGTGCAGCCCGCTGA
- the purU gene encoding formyltetrahydrofolate deformylase, with protein sequence MTNAYILTLSCPDRLGLVHAVSGFLLEHGGNIEEAAQYNDHATGLFFMRVQFACDQHDHATLQARLASFAEPHQMRWSLHATAQPVKTVLMVSKEGHCLNDLLFRWKSGLLPIDIRAIISNHRDFYQLAASYNVPFHHIPLTGTTKAQAEAKQYEIIEAEGAELVVLARYMQILSLDLCQKLAGRAINIHHSFLPSFKGAKPYYQAHDRGVKLIGATAHYVTADLDEGPIIEQDVARADHTDTVEDLTARGRDTESQVLARAVKWHSEHRVLLNGHKTVIFR encoded by the coding sequence ATGACCAACGCCTATATCCTTACCCTGTCCTGCCCCGACCGCCTGGGCCTGGTGCACGCCGTCTCGGGCTTTTTGCTGGAGCACGGCGGCAACATCGAAGAAGCCGCGCAGTACAACGACCACGCCACGGGCCTGTTTTTCATGCGGGTTCAGTTTGCCTGCGACCAGCACGACCACGCCACCCTCCAGGCCCGCCTGGCCAGCTTTGCAGAACCCCACCAGATGCGCTGGAGCCTGCATGCCACGGCCCAGCCCGTCAAAACCGTGCTCATGGTCAGCAAGGAAGGCCATTGCCTGAACGATCTGCTGTTTCGCTGGAAAAGCGGCCTGCTGCCCATCGACATCCGCGCCATCATCAGCAACCACCGCGACTTCTACCAACTGGCGGCCAGCTACAACGTGCCGTTCCACCACATTCCCCTCACCGGCACCACCAAGGCGCAGGCCGAGGCCAAACAGTACGAGATTATCGAGGCCGAAGGGGCCGAACTGGTGGTGCTGGCCCGTTACATGCAGATACTATCTCTTGATCTATGTCAAAAACTGGCCGGACGGGCCATCAACATCCACCACAGCTTCCTGCCCAGCTTCAAGGGCGCCAAGCCGTATTACCAGGCGCATGACCGGGGCGTGAAGCTGATTGGCGCCACCGCCCACTATGTGACGGCCGACCTGGACGAAGGCCCCATCATCGAGCAGGACGTGGCGCGCGCCGACCACACCGACACGGTGGAAGACCTCACGGCCCGGGGCCGCGACACCGAGAGCCAGGTGCTGGCCCGCGCCGTGAAGTGGCACAGCGAGCACCGCGTGCTGCTGAACGGCCACAAAACCGTCATCTTCCGCTAG
- a CDS encoding type IV pili methyl-accepting chemotaxis transducer N-terminal domain-containing protein: MRTKSPLTFKLLAMGGGFLLVALASIGLTLWVAWKLEGGAAAVNEAGRLRMNMLRMVLVQQTESPEAVQRHAREFDASLELLRTGDPSRPLFVPWGADTRARFEEIRSSWAALHKEWAVGLAPDRARSLAQADRFVQKVDGFVEAIEIQIAGWTAVLHVFQLVMMAVAIAAAVTFMAVSYLLVLNPVSQLQQALARLRQGDWGARLPIESDDEFGQLSAGFNLMAHALQASHDDLEQKVREKTASIAVQNQRLAALYEVSALTSTATELDALAQGFVRQIRRVAGADAAAVRWSDEANERYVLLAGDGMPRAMTEQEHCLHTGACMCGQPQSQAHTRVIPIVASTALAFPHCRDAGYQTLVAIPVQMQQRMLGEVNLFFRSSAELTDEVRELLEAMTRHLASAMEGLRATALEREAAVAQERSLLARELHDSIAQSLAFLKIQTQLLRDAVAKGDVAARDRSMGELDVGVRECYADVRELLVHFRTRTSEEDIEAALRTTLSKFEHQTGIATTLTMAGHGLPLPPDVQIQVLHMVQEALSNVRKHSGATRVELRVHRHPRWRFEVQDNGTGFEARAVPPDSMHVGLGIMRERAQRIGAAVQVDSSAGAGTCVRIELPTLSATQQPRELPLPVAVHSVH, from the coding sequence ATGCGCACCAAGTCCCCGCTGACCTTCAAGCTGCTGGCCATGGGCGGGGGCTTTCTGCTGGTGGCCCTGGCATCCATCGGGTTGACGCTGTGGGTGGCCTGGAAACTCGAAGGGGGTGCTGCGGCCGTCAACGAGGCCGGGCGCCTGCGCATGAACATGCTGCGCATGGTGCTGGTGCAGCAGACCGAGTCGCCCGAAGCGGTGCAAAGGCATGCGCGGGAGTTCGACGCCAGCCTGGAATTGCTGCGCACGGGCGATCCCTCGCGCCCCCTGTTTGTGCCGTGGGGGGCAGATACGCGGGCGCGATTCGAAGAAATCCGCTCCAGCTGGGCTGCATTGCACAAGGAGTGGGCGGTTGGCCTGGCGCCGGACCGTGCCCGCTCCCTGGCCCAGGCCGACCGCTTTGTGCAGAAGGTGGACGGCTTCGTCGAGGCCATAGAAATCCAGATTGCGGGCTGGACGGCCGTGCTGCATGTATTTCAGCTGGTCATGATGGCGGTGGCCATTGCGGCTGCGGTGACCTTCATGGCGGTGAGTTATCTGCTGGTGCTCAACCCGGTGTCGCAACTGCAGCAGGCGCTGGCGCGATTGCGTCAGGGGGACTGGGGGGCACGGTTGCCGATTGAGTCCGACGACGAATTTGGCCAGCTCTCGGCGGGATTCAACCTGATGGCCCATGCCTTGCAGGCCTCGCACGACGATCTGGAGCAAAAGGTGCGCGAGAAGACCGCCAGCATCGCCGTGCAGAACCAGCGCCTGGCGGCGCTGTACGAGGTCAGCGCGCTGACTTCCACAGCGACCGAGCTGGACGCCCTGGCCCAAGGCTTTGTCAGGCAGATCCGCCGTGTGGCGGGCGCGGATGCCGCTGCGGTGCGCTGGTCCGACGAGGCCAATGAGCGCTATGTTCTGCTGGCCGGTGACGGCATGCCGCGCGCCATGACCGAACAGGAGCATTGCCTGCACACGGGTGCTTGCATGTGCGGCCAGCCGCAAAGCCAAGCGCACACCCGCGTCATACCGATTGTGGCGTCCACCGCGCTGGCGTTTCCCCATTGCCGCGATGCCGGTTATCAGACCCTGGTGGCTATACCCGTGCAGATGCAGCAGCGGATGCTCGGCGAGGTCAATCTGTTCTTTCGTTCTTCTGCCGAACTGACGGATGAGGTGCGTGAACTTCTGGAAGCCATGACGCGCCATCTGGCCAGCGCCATGGAGGGCTTGCGCGCCACCGCCCTGGAGCGCGAGGCCGCCGTCGCGCAGGAGCGCAGCCTGTTGGCGCGCGAGCTGCACGATTCGATTGCCCAGTCGCTGGCTTTCCTCAAGATCCAGACGCAGCTGCTGCGCGATGCCGTGGCCAAGGGCGACGTCGCGGCGCGGGACCGCAGCATGGGCGAGCTCGACGTAGGCGTGCGCGAGTGCTATGCCGATGTGCGCGAACTGCTGGTGCACTTTCGCACGCGCACCAGCGAGGAAGACATCGAGGCGGCGCTGCGCACCACCCTGTCCAAATTCGAGCACCAGACCGGCATCGCCACCACGCTCACGATGGCGGGCCACGGCCTGCCCCTGCCGCCTGATGTGCAGATCCAGGTCCTGCACATGGTGCAGGAAGCCTTGTCGAATGTGCGCAAGCATTCGGGTGCGACGCGGGTGGAGCTGCGCGTCCACCGGCATCCCCGCTGGCGCTTTGAAGTGCAGGACAATGGGACGGGGTTTGAAGCTCGGGCGGTACCGCCCGACTCCATGCATGTCGGCCTGGGCATCATGCGCGAGCGCGCTCAACGCATCGGAGCGGCCGTGCAGGTCGATTCGTCGGCGGGTGCGGGCACCTGCGTGCGCATCGAGCTTCCCACCCTGTCAGCAACGCAGCAACCCCGCGAATTGCCCCTGCCGGTCGCTGTCCACTCCGTTCATTGA